The Pseudomonas fluorescens genome includes a window with the following:
- a CDS encoding type VI secretion system tip protein VgrG, whose translation MLFNQASRLAKITSPLGPEVLLLKDMGGGEELGRLFNYELQLHSLDNAIDLNQLLGKPMCVSLQLDGGGERYFHGIVARCSQNVDQGQFASYQATLRPWLWLLTRTSDCRIFQNLTIPQIIKQVFRDLGFSDFEDALSQTYREWEYCVQYRETSFDFVSRLMEQEGIYYFFRHEQGRHVLVLADAYGAHTKAPGYGSVPYYPKNEQQRERDHIHDWHLAQEVQPGSLELNDYDFQRPSARIDVRAAMPRPHAAGDYPLYDYPGTYVQSQDGEHYARTRIEALQTQHEQVELSGNARGLGSGHLFSLTGFSRQDQNREYLIVGARYYISQESGETGGGAPSAQFESSLTCIDAQQSYRPLPITHRPIVKGPQTALVVGPKGEEIWTDQFGRVKVHFYWDRHDQSNENSSCWIRVSQAWAGKNWGSVQIPRIGQEVIVSFLEGDPDRPIVTGRVYNAEQTVPYALPANATQSGTKSRSSKGGTPANFNEIRMEDKKGAEQLYIHAERNQDIVVEVDESHSVGHDRNKSIGHNETVRIGQDRLRAVQRNDALLVGGAKSDSISTQYLVEAGSQIRLVCGKSVLEFNASGEINISGTAFNIYASGNGNIDTGGRLDLNSGGASEVDAKGKGIKGVIDAAVKAFFPAKAKH comes from the coding sequence ATGTTATTCAACCAAGCCTCACGCCTGGCCAAGATCACCAGCCCCCTGGGACCCGAGGTGCTGTTGCTCAAGGACATGGGCGGCGGTGAAGAATTGGGGCGGCTGTTCAACTACGAGTTGCAGTTGCACTCGCTGGACAATGCCATCGACCTCAACCAACTGCTCGGCAAGCCCATGTGCGTGAGCCTGCAGCTCGATGGCGGTGGCGAGCGCTACTTCCATGGCATCGTCGCCCGTTGCAGCCAGAACGTCGACCAGGGCCAGTTCGCCAGTTACCAGGCGACGTTGCGGCCGTGGTTGTGGCTGCTGACCCGCACTTCCGATTGCCGGATTTTCCAGAACCTGACCATCCCGCAGATCATCAAGCAGGTGTTCCGCGACCTGGGCTTTTCCGATTTCGAAGACGCCTTGAGCCAGACGTATCGCGAGTGGGAATACTGCGTGCAGTATCGCGAGACCAGTTTCGACTTTGTCAGCCGCTTGATGGAGCAGGAAGGCATCTACTACTTCTTCCGCCATGAACAGGGCCGGCATGTGCTGGTGCTGGCCGACGCCTACGGCGCCCACACCAAGGCGCCCGGCTACGGCTCGGTGCCCTACTACCCAAAGAACGAGCAGCAGCGCGAGCGGGATCATATTCACGACTGGCACCTGGCCCAGGAAGTCCAGCCGGGCTCGCTGGAACTCAACGACTACGATTTCCAGCGCCCGAGTGCGCGCATCGACGTGCGTGCGGCCATGCCTCGCCCCCACGCGGCCGGCGACTATCCGCTCTACGACTACCCCGGCACCTATGTGCAGAGCCAGGACGGCGAGCACTACGCTCGCACCCGCATCGAAGCCTTGCAGACTCAGCACGAACAGGTCGAGTTATCGGGTAACGCTCGTGGCCTGGGCTCGGGGCATCTGTTCAGCCTCACCGGCTTCAGCCGCCAGGACCAGAACCGCGAATACCTGATCGTCGGCGCCCGCTATTACATTTCCCAGGAAAGCGGCGAGACCGGCGGCGGCGCGCCGTCGGCCCAGTTCGAAAGCAGCCTGACCTGCATCGACGCCCAGCAAAGTTACCGTCCGCTACCGATCACCCACCGCCCCATCGTCAAGGGCCCGCAAACCGCGTTGGTCGTGGGTCCCAAGGGCGAGGAAATCTGGACCGATCAGTTCGGCCGGGTGAAGGTGCATTTCTACTGGGACCGGCACGACCAGTCCAACGAAAACAGCTCATGCTGGATTCGTGTGTCGCAGGCCTGGGCCGGCAAGAATTGGGGCTCGGTGCAGATCCCGCGCATCGGCCAGGAAGTGATCGTCAGCTTCCTGGAAGGCGACCCGGACCGGCCCATCGTCACGGGTCGCGTGTATAACGCCGAACAGACCGTGCCCTATGCGTTGCCCGCCAACGCCACTCAGAGCGGCACCAAAAGCCGTTCGAGCAAGGGTGGCACGCCAGCGAATTTCAACGAAATCCGCATGGAAGACAAGAAAGGCGCCGAGCAGCTGTACATCCATGCCGAGCGCAACCAGGACATCGTGGTCGAGGTGGATGAAAGCCATTCGGTGGGCCATGACCGCAACAAAAGCATCGGCCACAACGAAACCGTACGGATTGGCCAAGACCGACTGCGGGCCGTGCAGCGCAACGACGCATTGCTTGTCGGGGGAGCCAAGAGCGACAGCATCAGTACCCAGTACCTCGTGGAGGCGGGTTCGCAGATTCGACTGGTGTGCGGCAAAAGCGTGCTGGAGTTCAATGCCAGTGGCGAGATTAATATCTCGGGCACCGCGTTCAATATCTACGCCAGTGGCAACGGCAACATCGACACCGGCGGCCGCTTGGACCTCAACTCCGGTGGCGCAAGCGAAGTGGATGCCAAGGGCAAGGGCATCAAGGGTGTGATCGACGCGGCGGTGAAAGCTTTTTTCCCGGCAAAGGCCAAGCACTGA
- a CDS encoding Hcp family type VI secretion system effector — protein MAVDIFIKIGDIKGESMDKAHKDEIDVLNWSWGMSQSGNMHVGSGGGAGKVNVQDLSLTKYVDKASPNLMMHCASGKHIDKVKLTVRKAGGESQVEYMIINLEEVLVTSLSTGGSGGDDRLTENVTLNFAKVLVDYQPQKADGTKEGGPVKFGWNIRQNVKV, from the coding sequence ATGGCTGTTGATATTTTCATCAAGATCGGCGACATCAAGGGCGAGTCCATGGACAAGGCCCACAAGGACGAGATCGATGTCCTGAACTGGAGCTGGGGCATGTCCCAGTCCGGCAACATGCACGTGGGCAGCGGCGGTGGTGCGGGCAAGGTCAACGTCCAGGACCTGTCCCTGACCAAGTACGTCGACAAGGCGTCGCCGAACCTGATGATGCATTGCGCCAGCGGCAAGCACATCGACAAGGTCAAGCTGACCGTGCGCAAGGCCGGCGGTGAAAGCCAGGTCGAGTACATGATCATCAACCTGGAAGAAGTGCTGGTTACGTCCCTGAGCACCGGCGGCTCGGGCGGCGATGATCGCCTGACCGAAAACGTCACCCTGAACTTCGCCAAGGTGCTGGTGGATTACCAGCCACAGAAAGCCGACGGCACCAAGGAAGGCGGTCCGGTCAAATTCGGCTGGAACATCCGTCAGAACGTCAAGGTGTAA
- the tssC gene encoding type VI secretion system contractile sheath large subunit: MTDNTAREGVQNLGATEETSEFASLLLQEFKPKTERAREAVETAVRTLAEQALAQTDLVSNDAIKSIESIIAAIDAKLTAQVNQVIHHPDFQQLESAWRGLHYLVNNTETDEQLKIRVLNISKTDLHKTLKKFKGTAWDQSPIFKKMYEEEYGQFGGEPYGCLVGDYYFDQSPPDVELLGELSKVCAAMHSPFIAAASPTVMGMGSWQELSNPRDLTKIFTTPEYAGWRSLRESEDSRYIGLTMPRFLARLPYGAKTDPVEAFAFEENTDGADSSKYTWANAAYAMAVNINRSFKHFGWCSRIRGVESGGEVENLPAHTFPTDDGGVDMKCPTEIAISDRREAELAKNGFMPLLHKKNTDFAAFIGAQSLQKPAEYDDPDATANANLAARLPYLFATCRFAHYLKCIVRDKIGSFKEKDEMQRWLQDWILNYVDGDPAHSTETTKAQHPLAAAEVIVEEVEGNPGYYNSKFYLRPHYQLEGLTVSLRLVSKLPSAKGA; the protein is encoded by the coding sequence ATGACTGACAATACAGCCCGCGAAGGCGTGCAAAACCTGGGCGCAACCGAAGAAACCAGCGAGTTCGCGTCCCTGCTGCTGCAAGAATTCAAACCCAAGACCGAGCGCGCCCGCGAAGCCGTCGAGACCGCCGTGCGTACCCTGGCCGAACAGGCCCTGGCGCAGACCGACCTGGTGTCCAACGACGCCATCAAGTCGATCGAATCGATCATCGCCGCCATCGACGCCAAGCTCACCGCCCAGGTCAACCAGGTCATCCACCATCCCGACTTCCAGCAACTGGAAAGCGCCTGGCGTGGCCTGCACTACCTGGTCAACAACACCGAGACCGATGAGCAGCTCAAGATCCGCGTGCTCAACATCTCCAAGACCGACCTGCACAAGACCCTGAAGAAATTCAAGGGCACCGCGTGGGACCAGAGCCCGATCTTCAAGAAGATGTACGAAGAAGAATACGGCCAGTTCGGCGGCGAGCCTTACGGCTGCCTGGTAGGCGACTACTACTTCGACCAGTCGCCACCGGATGTCGAGCTGCTGGGCGAACTGTCGAAAGTCTGCGCGGCCATGCACTCCCCGTTCATCGCTGCGGCATCGCCGACCGTGATGGGCATGGGCTCGTGGCAGGAACTGTCGAACCCACGCGACCTGACCAAGATCTTCACCACCCCGGAATACGCCGGCTGGCGCTCGCTGCGTGAATCGGAAGACTCGCGCTACATCGGCCTGACCATGCCACGCTTCCTGGCGCGCCTGCCGTACGGCGCCAAGACCGACCCGGTGGAAGCCTTCGCCTTCGAAGAAAACACCGACGGTGCCGACAGCTCCAAGTACACCTGGGCCAACGCCGCTTACGCGATGGCGGTGAACATCAACCGTTCGTTCAAACACTTCGGCTGGTGCTCGCGCATCCGTGGCGTGGAGTCCGGCGGTGAAGTGGAAAACCTGCCAGCCCACACGTTCCCGACCGACGACGGTGGCGTGGACATGAAGTGCCCGACCGAAATCGCCATCTCGGACCGCCGTGAAGCGGAGCTGGCGAAGAACGGTTTCATGCCGCTGCTGCACAAGAAAAACACCGACTTCGCCGCGTTCATCGGCGCCCAGTCGTTGCAGAAACCGGCCGAATACGACGACCCGGACGCCACCGCCAACGCCAACCTGGCGGCGCGCCTGCCGTACCTGTTCGCCACTTGCCGTTTCGCCCATTACCTCAAGTGCATCGTGCGCGACAAGATCGGTTCCTTCAAAGAGAAGGACGAGATGCAGCGCTGGTTGCAGGACTGGATCCTCAACTACGTCGACGGTGACCCGGCGCACTCCACCGAGACCACCAAGGCCCAGCACCCGCTGGCTGCCGCCGAAGTGATCGTCGAAGAAGTCGAAGGCAACCCGGGGTACTACAACTCCAAGTTCTACCTGCGTCCGCACTACCAGCTCGAAGGGCTGACCGTGTCGCTGCGCCTGGTATCGAAACTGCCGTCGGCCAAGGGCGCATAA
- the tssH gene encoding type VI secretion system ATPase TssH, producing the protein MGEISRAALFGKLNSVAYKAIEAATVFCKLRGNPYVELAHWFHQLLQLQDSDLHRIIRQFNIEPARLARDLTEALDRLPRGSTSITDLSSHVEEAVERGWVYGSLMFGESQVRTGYLVLGILKTPSLRHALLGLSSEFDKVKVEALSERFDEYVGDSPENALTASDGFNAGAVPGEASGAMAPSAMGKQEALKRFTVDLTEQARSGKLDPIVGRDEEIRQLVDILMRRRQNNPILTGEAGVGKTAVVEGFALRIVAGDVPPALKDVELRSLDVGLLQAGASMKGEFEQRLRQVIEDVQASPKPIILFIDEAHTLVGAGGAAGTGDAANLLKPALARGTLRTVAATTWAEYKKHIEKDPALTRRFQVVQVAEPSEDKALLMMRGVASTMEKHHQVQILDEALEASVKLSHRYIPARQLPDKSVSLLDTACARVAISLHAVPAEVDDSRRRIEALETELQIIAREHAIGVVIGSRQTQTESLLSAERERLAELESRWAEEKTLVDELLATRATLRERVGVVDSEDASEAADNESHALREKLVDLQQRLTALQGETPLILPTVDYQAVASVVADWTGIPVGRMARNELETVLNLDQHLKKRIIGQDHALQMIAKRIQTSRAGLDNPSKPIGVFMLAGTSGVGKTETALALAEAMYGGEQNVITINMSEFQEAHTVSTLKGAPPGYIGYGEGGVLTEAVRRKPYSVVLLDEVEKAHPDVHEIFFQVFDKGVMEDGEGRVIDFKNTLILLTTNAGTELIADVCKDPQNVPEPEEIAKALRQPLLEIFPPALLGRLVTIPYYPLSDEMLKAITRLQLNRIKKRVESTHKVAFDYDDAVIDLIVSRCTETESGGRMIDTILTNSLLPDMSREFLTRMLEGKALAGVRINAVDNELQYDFSDAA; encoded by the coding sequence ATGGGTGAAATCAGTCGCGCCGCGTTGTTCGGCAAACTCAACAGCGTGGCCTACAAAGCCATCGAAGCCGCCACCGTGTTCTGCAAGTTGCGCGGTAACCCTTATGTGGAATTGGCCCACTGGTTTCACCAGTTGTTGCAACTGCAGGACTCGGACCTGCACCGCATCATCCGCCAGTTCAACATCGAGCCGGCGCGCCTGGCCCGTGACCTCACCGAAGCCCTCGACCGTCTGCCACGGGGGTCGACGTCCATCACCGACCTGTCGTCCCACGTCGAAGAAGCCGTGGAACGCGGCTGGGTCTACGGCAGCCTGATGTTCGGCGAAAGCCAGGTGCGCACCGGTTACCTGGTGCTGGGCATCCTCAAGACGCCGAGCCTGCGCCACGCGCTGCTAGGTTTGTCGTCGGAGTTCGACAAGGTCAAGGTCGAGGCCCTGAGCGAACGCTTTGATGAATACGTCGGCGACTCGCCGGAAAACGCCCTGACCGCCAGCGACGGTTTCAATGCCGGTGCCGTACCGGGCGAAGCCAGCGGCGCCATGGCCCCCAGCGCCATGGGCAAACAGGAAGCCCTCAAGCGCTTCACCGTCGACCTCACCGAGCAGGCCCGCAGCGGCAAGCTCGACCCGATCGTCGGCCGTGACGAAGAGATCCGCCAACTGGTGGACATCCTCATGCGCCGCCGGCAGAACAACCCGATCCTTACCGGTGAAGCCGGCGTGGGCAAGACCGCCGTGGTCGAAGGCTTCGCCCTGCGCATCGTCGCCGGCGACGTACCGCCGGCCCTCAAGGACGTGGAACTGCGCAGCCTCGACGTGGGCCTGTTGCAGGCCGGCGCGAGCATGAAAGGCGAGTTCGAACAGCGCCTGCGCCAGGTCATCGAAGACGTCCAGGCCTCGCCCAAGCCGATCATCCTGTTCATCGACGAAGCCCACACCCTGGTGGGTGCCGGTGGCGCCGCCGGCACGGGCGACGCGGCCAACCTGCTCAAGCCGGCGTTGGCCCGTGGCACCTTGCGTACCGTGGCGGCCACGACCTGGGCCGAGTACAAGAAGCACATCGAGAAAGACCCGGCCCTGACCCGGCGTTTCCAAGTGGTGCAAGTGGCCGAGCCGTCGGAAGACAAGGCCCTGCTGATGATGCGCGGCGTGGCCTCGACCATGGAAAAACACCACCAGGTGCAGATCCTCGACGAAGCCCTGGAAGCCTCGGTCAAGCTGTCCCACCGCTACATTCCCGCGCGCCAGCTGCCGGACAAATCCGTGAGCCTGCTGGACACCGCGTGTGCCCGCGTCGCCATCAGCCTGCACGCCGTGCCGGCCGAAGTGGACGACAGCCGTCGGCGCATCGAAGCGCTGGAAACCGAGCTGCAAATCATCGCCCGTGAGCACGCGATTGGCGTGGTTATCGGCAGCCGCCAGACCCAGACCGAAAGCCTGCTGAGCGCCGAGCGCGAACGCCTGGCCGAGCTGGAAAGCCGCTGGGCCGAAGAGAAAACCCTGGTGGACGAGCTGCTCGCCACCCGCGCCACCTTGCGCGAACGCGTCGGCGTGGTGGACAGCGAAGACGCCAGCGAAGCTGCCGACAACGAAAGCCACGCCCTGCGCGAGAAACTGGTGGACCTGCAACAGCGCCTGACCGCCCTGCAAGGCGAAACCCCGCTGATCCTGCCCACCGTGGATTACCAGGCCGTGGCCTCGGTGGTCGCCGACTGGACCGGTATCCCGGTGGGCCGCATGGCCCGCAACGAACTGGAAACCGTGCTCAACCTCGACCAGCACCTGAAAAAACGCATCATCGGCCAGGACCATGCCTTGCAGATGATCGCCAAGCGCATCCAGACCTCCCGCGCCGGCCTCGACAACCCGAGCAAGCCGATTGGCGTGTTCATGCTCGCCGGCACCTCCGGCGTGGGCAAGACCGAAACCGCCCTGGCCCTGGCCGAAGCCATGTACGGCGGCGAACAGAACGTCATCACCATCAACATGAGCGAGTTCCAGGAAGCCCACACCGTGTCCACCCTCAAGGGGGCGCCACCGGGTTACATCGGCTACGGCGAAGGCGGCGTGTTGACCGAAGCCGTGCGGCGCAAACCGTACAGCGTGGTGCTGCTGGACGAGGTGGAAAAAGCTCACCCGGACGTGCATGAAATCTTCTTCCAGGTGTTCGACAAAGGCGTGATGGAGGACGGCGAAGGCCGGGTGATCGACTTCAAGAACACCTTGATCCTGCTGACCACCAACGCCGGTACCGAGTTGATTGCCGACGTCTGCAAAGACCCGCAGAACGTGCCCGAGCCGGAAGAAATCGCCAAGGCCCTGCGCCAACCGCTGCTGGAGATTTTCCCGCCGGCCCTGCTCGGTCGCCTGGTGACGATCCCGTACTATCCGCTCAGCGACGAGATGCTCAAGGCCATCACCCGCCTGCAACTCAACCGCATCAAGAAGCGCGTGGAGAGCACCCACAAAGTCGCCTTCGACTACGACGACGCGGTGATCGACCTGATCGTCTCGCGTTGCACCGAGACCGAAAGCGGCGGGCGCATGATCGACACCATCCTGACCAACAGCCTGCTGCCGGACATGAGCCGCGAGTTCCTGACCCGCATGCTCGAAGGCAAGGCCTTGGCCGGGGTGCGGATCAACGCGGTGGACAACGAACTGCAATACGATTTCAGCGACGCGGCCTGA
- the tssF gene encoding type VI secretion system baseplate subunit TssF, with product MNPRLLELYNQELHHVRESAAEFAKEYPKIASRLTLSGMDCADPYVERLLEGFAYLTARVQLKLDAEYPTFTHNLLEIAYPHYLAPTPSMTVVQLQADPDEGSLSSGFPLPRDTVLRAALGRETQTCCEYRTAHAVTLWPLQVSQAEYFGNPSAVLGRLAASEPKAKAGLRLTLRTGAELPFNSLALDNLPLYLSGADEQPFRLYEQLLGNACAVFARKPGGDWVERLPQDALRSRGFDDADAALPVVPRAFQGYRLLQEYFALPHRFLFVDFTQLSRAVKRCDGQELELIVLFDRHDPSLEGSVGASQFLPFCTPAINLFPKRLDRIHLSDRVNEHHVIADRTRPMDFEVHSLSGLTGHGTGPEQPFLPFYAVRDPSRYGRDQAYYTVRREPRVLSSDQRRNGPRSTYIGSETFVSLVDSQQAPYRHDLRQLGVTALCTNRDLPLFMSVGNGKTDFTLADSAPVGAVRCVAGPSRPRASHAHDAKAWRLISQLSLNYLSLSEQGQGAAALRELLRLYGDSNDAALQLQIEGLREVSSKACTRRLPMPGPIVFGRGLEITLEFDENAFRGTGVFLLGAVFERFLARYVSINSFTETVIRTTERGEIMRWKAKPGRRPTL from the coding sequence ATGAACCCGCGCCTGCTGGAGCTGTACAACCAGGAACTGCACCACGTGCGCGAGAGCGCGGCGGAGTTCGCCAAGGAATACCCGAAGATCGCCAGTCGGCTGACCTTGTCCGGCATGGACTGCGCCGACCCCTATGTCGAGCGCCTGCTGGAAGGCTTCGCCTACCTGACGGCGCGGGTGCAGCTCAAGCTCGACGCCGAGTACCCGACCTTCACCCACAACCTGCTGGAAATCGCCTACCCGCATTACCTGGCGCCGACACCGTCGATGACCGTGGTGCAATTGCAGGCCGACCCGGACGAAGGCTCGCTGAGCAGTGGCTTCCCGCTGCCGCGCGATACGGTCCTGCGTGCCGCCCTGGGGCGTGAAACCCAGACCTGCTGCGAGTACCGCACCGCCCACGCGGTGACGTTGTGGCCGTTGCAGGTCAGCCAGGCCGAGTACTTCGGCAACCCCTCCGCCGTGCTCGGACGCCTGGCCGCCAGCGAGCCGAAAGCCAAGGCCGGCCTGCGCCTGACCCTGCGCACCGGCGCCGAACTGCCGTTCAACAGCCTGGCCCTGGACAACCTGCCGCTGTACTTGAGCGGTGCCGACGAACAGCCTTTCCGCCTCTACGAACAACTGCTGGGCAATGCCTGCGCGGTGTTCGCCCGCAAGCCTGGCGGCGACTGGGTGGAGCGGCTGCCACAGGATGCGTTGCGCTCGCGCGGCTTCGACGATGCCGACGCCGCGCTGCCGGTGGTGCCGCGAGCCTTCCAGGGCTATCGCCTGTTGCAGGAATACTTCGCCCTGCCCCACCGCTTCCTGTTTGTCGACTTCACCCAGTTGAGCCGCGCAGTCAAGCGTTGCGACGGCCAGGAACTGGAGCTGATCGTGCTGTTCGACCGGCACGATCCGAGCCTGGAAGGCAGCGTCGGCGCTTCGCAGTTCCTGCCGTTCTGCACCCCGGCCATCAACCTGTTCCCCAAGCGCCTGGATCGCATTCACTTGTCGGATCGGGTCAACGAACACCACGTGATCGCCGACCGTACCCGGCCGATGGATTTCGAAGTGCATTCGCTCAGCGGCCTCACCGGCCACGGCACCGGGCCAGAGCAACCGTTCCTGCCGTTCTACGCCGTACGCGATCCGTCCCGTTATGGCCGCGACCAGGCCTATTACACGGTGCGCCGCGAACCGCGTGTGCTGTCCAGCGACCAGCGGCGCAACGGCCCGCGCTCGACCTACATCGGCAGCGAAACCTTCGTCAGCCTGGTGGACAGCCAGCAGGCGCCTTATCGCCACGACCTGCGCCAGTTGGGCGTGACCGCGCTGTGCACCAACCGCGACCTGCCACTGTTCATGAGCGTGGGCAACGGCAAGACCGATTTCACCCTGGCCGACAGTGCACCGGTTGGCGCCGTGCGTTGCGTGGCAGGTCCCAGTCGCCCACGGGCCAGCCATGCCCACGATGCCAAGGCCTGGCGCCTGATCAGCCAGCTCTCGCTGAATTACCTGTCCCTCAGCGAACAAGGCCAAGGCGCCGCCGCCCTGCGCGAACTGCTGCGCCTGTATGGCGACAGCAACGACGCGGCGCTGCAATTGCAGATCGAAGGCCTGCGCGAAGTCAGCAGCAAAGCCTGCACCCGGCGCTTGCCGATGCCCGGCCCGATCGTGTTTGGTCGGGGCCTGGAGATCACCCTGGAATTCGATGAAAACGCGTTTCGCGGCACCGGGGTGTTCCTGCTCGGCGCCGTGTTCGAGCGCTTCCTGGCACGCTACGTGTCGATCAACAGTTTTACCGAGACGGTGATCCGTACCACCGAACGCGGCGAGATCATGCGATGGAAAGCCAAGCCCGGACGTCGTCCGACCCTGTGA
- a CDS encoding T6SS effector amidase Tae4 family protein: protein MAKPSFINLWKAYSDLLVTYPDAKPCDGPWANQCAIRMSITLNTELTIKVNKSTYTEPKCAHEHARGAESLANWLWKHHLGRPLILGGTAADRRKLQDKTGLIFFKDCFQQLGESSDGRTGDHIDLWNRGLTLGYDDPAYRSRAIWFWELL, encoded by the coding sequence ATGGCCAAGCCTTCGTTTATCAATTTGTGGAAAGCGTATTCCGATCTGCTGGTGACCTACCCCGACGCGAAACCCTGTGATGGTCCGTGGGCAAACCAGTGCGCTATCCGCATGAGCATCACGCTCAATACAGAGCTGACCATCAAGGTCAACAAGTCCACCTACACCGAACCCAAGTGTGCACATGAGCACGCCAGGGGGGCCGAATCGCTGGCGAACTGGTTGTGGAAACATCACCTGGGCCGCCCGTTGATCCTCGGCGGAACTGCTGCGGACCGACGCAAGCTGCAAGACAAGACCGGCCTGATTTTCTTCAAGGATTGCTTCCAGCAATTGGGAGAGTCTTCGGACGGTCGCACCGGCGACCATATCGACCTCTGGAACCGTGGCCTGACCCTCGGGTATGACGATCCGGCCTATCGATCCAGGGCGATCTGGTTCTGGGAGCTTTTATGA
- the tssE gene encoding type VI secretion system baseplate subunit TssE, which yields MVTEIATRDRLQPSLLDRLTDDDPTNPKESADKRVLSLTQLKASVLRDLAWLLNTTSLLDADATLHTPAGTSVVNFGLPALAGNSASNVDVSALETLIHQAIATFEPRILRHTLRVRARATAEMNHNALSFEIEGDLWAQPVPLRLMLQTDLDLETGHVRVVNADQRRRS from the coding sequence TTGGTAACCGAAATCGCCACCCGCGATCGCCTCCAACCCTCCCTATTGGACCGGTTGACCGACGACGATCCGACCAACCCCAAGGAAAGCGCCGACAAACGCGTGCTGTCCCTGACCCAATTGAAAGCGTCGGTGCTGCGTGACCTGGCGTGGCTGCTCAACACCACCTCATTGCTCGACGCCGATGCCACGCTGCACACCCCGGCGGGCACCTCGGTGGTGAATTTCGGCCTGCCGGCACTGGCCGGCAACAGCGCGTCGAACGTCGATGTCTCGGCCCTGGAAACGCTGATCCACCAGGCCATCGCCACGTTCGAGCCGCGAATCCTGCGCCACACCCTGCGCGTGCGCGCCCGGGCGACGGCCGAGATGAACCACAACGCCTTGAGTTTCGAGATCGAAGGCGATCTCTGGGCCCAGCCGGTGCCGCTGCGCCTGATGCTGCAAACCGACCTGGACCTGGAAACCGGCCATGTGCGCGTGGTCAACGCCGACCAGCGGAGACGCTCATGA
- the tssG gene encoding type VI secretion system baseplate subunit TssG, translated as MESQARTSSDPVSTLDAMHQEPWEYDFFQALRRIECESPELPRLGHSLRLADDPLRLGQQADCTFAPATLASVQPGGDGTPARLEQFFFGLGGPNGPMPLHITEYVRERQRNNADSTSKRFLDVFHHRLLSLFYRAWAEARPTVSHDRPDDDYWSARLAALSGRGMPSLLKQGLIPDTAKLHYSGHLSAQTRYPDGLKAILSEYFGLPVEIEEYVGQWLELPERSRVGVSAHQLGVDFCLGRFVWDRQHKFRIRLGPLKLVDYMGMLPGSQPFNELVAWVAEYLGHELDWDLNLVLAQPEVPALQLNGRFRLGFNTWLGRPETDANDLILARHYAEQANTSQTSRSHEHG; from the coding sequence ATGGAAAGCCAAGCCCGGACGTCGTCCGACCCTGTGAGTACCCTGGACGCGATGCACCAGGAACCCTGGGAATACGACTTCTTCCAGGCGTTACGGCGCATCGAGTGCGAATCCCCCGAGCTGCCGCGCCTGGGCCATTCCCTGCGCCTGGCCGATGACCCGTTGCGCCTCGGCCAGCAGGCCGACTGCACCTTCGCCCCGGCCACCCTCGCCTCGGTACAACCGGGCGGCGACGGTACGCCGGCGCGCCTGGAGCAGTTCTTCTTCGGCCTCGGCGGGCCCAACGGCCCGATGCCGCTGCACATCACCGAGTACGTGCGCGAACGCCAGCGCAACAACGCCGACAGCACCAGCAAGCGCTTTCTCGACGTGTTCCACCATCGCCTGCTCAGCCTGTTTTATCGGGCCTGGGCCGAAGCGCGGCCGACCGTCAGCCACGATCGCCCGGACGATGACTATTGGTCGGCGCGCCTGGCCGCACTCAGCGGTCGGGGCATGCCGAGCCTGCTCAAACAAGGGCTGATCCCCGACACGGCGAAGCTGCACTACAGCGGCCACCTGTCGGCGCAAACCCGTTACCCGGACGGTTTGAAGGCGATTCTCAGCGAGTACTTCGGCCTGCCGGTGGAGATCGAAGAATACGTCGGCCAATGGCTGGAATTGCCCGAACGCAGCCGCGTCGGGGTCAGCGCTCATCAATTGGGCGTGGACTTCTGCCTGGGCCGCTTCGTGTGGGATCGCCAACACAAATTCCGCATTCGCCTGGGGCCACTCAAGCTCGTCGACTACATGGGCATGCTGCCTGGCAGCCAACCGTTCAACGAGCTGGTGGCCTGGGTCGCCGAATACCTGGGGCATGAATTGGACTGGGACCTGAACCTGGTCCTGGCACAGCCCGAAGTCCCGGCATTGCAACTCAATGGGCGTTTCCGCCTGGGTTTCAACACCTGGCTGGGCCGCCCCGAAACCGATGCCAACGATCTAATACTGGCCCGGCATTACGCCGAACAGGCCAACACCTCACAGACCTCAAGGAGCCATGAGCATGGGTGA